A window from Alkalicoccobacillus plakortidis encodes these proteins:
- a CDS encoding PQQ-dependent sugar dehydrogenase, translating to MESTEENNGSVDNGENGTTNGEEVEGEINIIAESLQSPWSMQRNNNEWLITERDGGILAIEDGEVTDQTLEMNETTVQQGESGLLGFILHPDFENNQQAFIYHTYETSEGLLNRVIQVVREGDSWIEEEELLAWNPWCSNT from the coding sequence ATGGAATCAACTGAAGAAAACAATGGTTCAGTAGATAATGGAGAAAATGGTACAACGAACGGAGAAGAAGTAGAAGGCGAGATCAATATAATTGCAGAATCCTTACAGTCACCGTGGTCCATGCAACGAAATAACAATGAATGGTTAATTACAGAACGGGATGGTGGAATACTAGCCATTGAAGACGGAGAAGTCACGGATCAGACTTTAGAAATGAATGAAACTACTGTGCAACAAGGTGAATCTGGTTTATTAGGGTTTATACTTCATCCTGATTTTGAGAATAACCAACAGGCATTTATCTATCATACTTATGAAACAAGCGAAGGACTTTTAAATCGAGTCATCCAGGTAGTCAGAGAAGGAGATAGTTGGATTGAAGAAGAAGAACTTCTTGCTTGGAATCCCTGGTGCTCCAACACATAA